The Corynebacterium glaucum genome includes a region encoding these proteins:
- a CDS encoding MerR family transcriptional regulator has protein sequence MTESSWYSIGEAAEALGVTAKALRHWEELGLIEPARTWSDYRAYSEADLERGAAIALYRSVGVPLAQIAGLLGASEHMLIDALRHHHETLSAKRDVLDRQLDAVMTLIDQTKKGSVDMDAMKRYLGEDMPAYQEEAEQRWGDTAEWAQSQERLSEMGEEDFARLREEQDAFAADLVAARDGGVAAGSAEAAALVQRHREMIGQWYEATPARQLILARMYVADERFHDAYGGAQEYLLELVEAQAAADGVDTANPQWEG, from the coding sequence GACCGAATCCAGTTGGTACAGCATCGGCGAAGCGGCCGAGGCGCTCGGAGTGACAGCGAAAGCACTGCGGCATTGGGAGGAGCTCGGCCTGATCGAGCCCGCCCGCACGTGGAGCGACTACCGCGCCTACTCCGAGGCCGACCTCGAACGCGGCGCGGCGATCGCGCTTTACCGCAGCGTGGGTGTGCCGCTTGCACAGATCGCCGGTTTGCTCGGGGCATCGGAGCACATGCTTATCGACGCCTTACGCCACCACCACGAAACGCTTTCCGCAAAGCGCGACGTGCTGGATCGCCAACTGGATGCGGTCATGACCTTGATTGACCAAACGAAGAAAGGAAGTGTCGATATGGACGCAATGAAGCGATACCTCGGCGAGGATATGCCGGCGTACCAGGAGGAAGCAGAGCAGCGCTGGGGCGACACCGCCGAGTGGGCGCAGTCACAAGAGCGACTGTCCGAGATGGGCGAAGAGGACTTCGCTCGGTTGCGCGAGGAGCAGGACGCGTTTGCAGCTGACCTTGTTGCCGCTCGCGACGGTGGGGTAGCGGCTGGCTCGGCTGAGGCAGCAGCGCTGGTACAGCGCCACCGCGAGATGATCGGTCAGTGGTACGAAGCAACGCCCGCGCGTCAGCTCATCCTCGCGCGCATGTACGTGGCCGATGAGCGTTTCCACGACGCCTACGGCGGTGCGCAGGAGTACCTGCTCGAGCTGGTTGAAGCTCAGGCCGCCGCAGACGGCGTGGACACCGCCAACCCGCAGTGGGAGGGGTAA
- a CDS encoding ABC transporter ATP-binding protein — MIAAQNLSVGYGRTTIIDDMTFDHLEAGKVVGLLGPNAAGKSTLVKTIAGIKTPTAGSVSIVVNGREVTGKARTTAVGYVPQDMLTTASLTAFESIMVSARRRGESGWDPIGATADIMERLGITYLADRMVSDMSGGQRQLVGVAQMLVRSPSILLLDEPTSALDLHHQVHLLQLVRDEVVGTERVALVAIHDLNLAARFCDELLVIKAGRVVAHDVPHEVLTPDLLEKVYGIRARILDDSGVPVICPV; from the coding sequence TCGCGGCGCAGAATCTCTCAGTCGGCTACGGCCGCACCACAATCATCGATGACATGACCTTCGACCACCTGGAAGCAGGCAAGGTGGTTGGCCTCCTTGGACCCAACGCCGCCGGCAAGTCCACCCTGGTGAAGACCATCGCCGGTATTAAGACACCGACCGCGGGCAGCGTCTCGATCGTGGTGAACGGTCGCGAAGTGACCGGCAAGGCACGCACCACCGCCGTCGGGTACGTCCCGCAGGACATGCTGACCACGGCTTCGCTCACCGCATTCGAGTCCATCATGGTTTCGGCACGTCGCCGCGGGGAATCAGGCTGGGATCCGATCGGCGCAACTGCGGACATCATGGAGCGCCTCGGTATCACCTACCTTGCAGACCGCATGGTCTCCGACATGTCGGGCGGCCAACGTCAGCTCGTTGGTGTAGCGCAGATGTTGGTACGCTCCCCAAGCATTTTGCTTCTCGACGAACCAACGTCCGCCCTCGACCTGCACCACCAGGTGCATCTGCTCCAGCTTGTACGCGACGAGGTCGTGGGCACAGAACGGGTTGCGCTGGTGGCAATCCACGACCTGAACCTCGCGGCCCGCTTTTGCGACGAGTTGCTGGTGATCAAAGCAGGCCGGGTTGTGGCACATGACGTTCCGCATGAAGTGCTCACACCCGACCTGCTGGAGAAGGTCTACGGCATCCGGGCCCGGATTCTCGACGATAGCGGCGTGCCCGTCATCTGCCCGGTATAA